A single window of Streptomyces griseoviridis DNA harbors:
- a CDS encoding TetR/AcrR family transcriptional regulator yields MAGRTARAGQVGTTRELILTTAERLFAERGVNAVSNRQISEAAGQGNNTAVGYHFGTKADLVRAIVRSHSQRIEEIRVRLLAGIGDSTDLRDWIDCLVRPMPEHLADLGGPTWYARFCAQLMTDPALHDILVEESLASPSLRAIIEGLNRCLTGLPPEVRAERGEMARHLIVTMPAERERALAEGRPTPRADWHSAGSGLADALIGVWLAPITPITPTTPTAPTTPTTPTAPDVPSTPSG; encoded by the coding sequence ATGGCGGGCAGAACGGCACGGGCGGGACAGGTCGGCACGACCAGAGAGCTGATCCTGACGACGGCCGAACGGCTGTTCGCCGAGCGTGGTGTGAACGCGGTCTCCAACCGCCAGATCAGCGAGGCCGCCGGCCAGGGCAACAACACGGCCGTCGGCTACCACTTCGGCACCAAGGCCGACCTGGTCCGCGCCATCGTGCGCAGCCACTCGCAGCGCATCGAGGAGATCCGGGTCAGGCTGCTCGCCGGGATCGGCGACTCCACCGACCTGCGGGACTGGATCGACTGCCTGGTGCGGCCGATGCCCGAGCATCTCGCCGACCTGGGCGGCCCCACCTGGTACGCGCGGTTCTGCGCGCAGCTGATGACCGACCCGGCCCTGCACGACATCCTGGTGGAGGAGTCCCTCGCCTCCCCGTCGCTGCGCGCGATCATCGAGGGGCTGAACCGGTGTCTGACCGGGCTGCCGCCCGAAGTCCGGGCCGAGCGCGGTGAGATGGCCCGCCATCTCATCGTCACCATGCCCGCCGAGCGGGAGCGCGCCCTCGCCGAGGGCCGGCCCACGCCCCGCGCCGACTGGCACAGCGCCGGCAGCGGTCTCGCCGACGCGCTGATCGGCGTCTGGCTGGCCCCGATCACACCGATCACCCCAACCACACCGACCGCGCCGACCACACCAACTACACCGACCGCGCCGGACGTCCCCAGCACGCCGAGCGGCTGA
- a CDS encoding response regulator transcription factor, giving the protein MEPSSSTGPAGGSVAERPTLARGAGQQVLIVAGEPELAELLSTTLELAGYRISLAGTGVEALARAAAHRFDLVVMDSALPDMEGLGRGRPPAGLHRPPTLLLADCDSLERLQPVLGPGRRDYVTKPFRVAEVLARMQGLLRAAHQGPRGDGSPAYGDLALDDSRCQARRGDRVLDLTPAEYRLLRYLLVNAHRVLSKEQIGRYVWGDFRGDNAIEQLLSRLRRKVDRVEPALIHTRRGFGYWLGEVGREG; this is encoded by the coding sequence ATGGAACCCTCGTCCTCGACCGGTCCCGCCGGTGGGTCCGTCGCCGAGCGGCCGACGCTCGCGCGCGGAGCCGGCCAGCAGGTCCTGATCGTTGCGGGAGAGCCGGAACTCGCCGAACTGCTCTCCACCACCCTGGAGTTGGCCGGATACCGGATCAGCCTGGCCGGCACCGGCGTCGAGGCGCTGGCCCGCGCCGCCGCGCACCGCTTCGACCTCGTCGTCATGGACTCCGCGCTGCCCGACATGGAGGGGCTCGGCCGCGGCCGCCCGCCGGCCGGCCTGCACCGGCCGCCGACCCTGCTGCTCGCCGACTGCGACTCCCTGGAGCGGCTCCAGCCCGTCCTCGGCCCCGGGCGACGGGACTATGTGACGAAGCCGTTCCGGGTCGCCGAGGTGCTCGCCCGGATGCAGGGGCTGCTGCGCGCCGCCCACCAGGGCCCGCGCGGCGACGGCTCGCCCGCCTACGGCGATCTGGCCCTGGACGACTCCCGCTGCCAGGCGCGGCGCGGCGACCGCGTCCTCGACCTCACCCCCGCCGAGTACCGGTTACTGCGCTATCTGCTGGTCAACGCGCACCGGGTGCTCTCCAAGGAGCAGATCGGCCGGTACGTCTGGGGCGACTTCCGCGGCGACAACGCGATCGAACAGCTCCTCTCCCGGCTGCGCCGCAAGGTGGACCGCGTCGAGCCCGCCCTGATCCACACCCGCCGCGGGTTCGGCTACTGGCTGGGAGAGGTCGGCCGGGAGGGGTGA
- a CDS encoding cytochrome P450 gives MADTRTGSAPVPHFPMARAAGCPFDPPPRLTAQQDEGRFVRVELWDGSRPWLITRYADQRALLLDPRVSADIGTPGYPLQAPVSGRSNISFILMDDPEHAQLRRMVTAPFAVKRVEELRPVVQGIVDDLIDDMLARSGPVDLVEAFALPMPSLVICRLLGVPYADHDFFQENSKVLIKRDAPVEDRTAAHGRLLAYLDDLVAEKTEKPGDDLLSGLVGRIGAGELTRGDAAEMGVLLLLAGHETTANMIALGTLALLEHPDQLARLRETDDPGLIASAVEELLRYLSIVHGGRRRAALEDIEIDGHLIRAGEGVIMPNDIANRDPEAFPDPDRLDVTRDARRHVAFGFGVHQCLGQPLARMELQVVYGTLYRRIPTLRLAANALELPFKHDGSVYGVYELPVTW, from the coding sequence ATGGCCGACACCCGCACCGGCAGCGCGCCGGTCCCGCACTTCCCGATGGCCCGCGCCGCGGGCTGTCCGTTCGACCCGCCACCGCGGCTCACGGCCCAGCAGGACGAGGGCCGCTTCGTCCGGGTCGAGCTGTGGGACGGCAGCAGGCCCTGGCTGATCACCCGGTACGCCGACCAGCGTGCCCTGCTGCTCGACCCCCGGGTCAGCGCCGACATCGGCACCCCCGGCTACCCGCTCCAGGCACCGGTCAGCGGCAGGAGCAACATCAGCTTCATCCTCATGGACGACCCGGAGCACGCCCAGCTGCGCCGCATGGTCACGGCGCCGTTCGCGGTCAAACGGGTCGAGGAGCTGCGGCCCGTCGTGCAGGGGATCGTGGACGACCTGATCGACGACATGCTGGCCCGCTCGGGCCCCGTCGACCTGGTCGAGGCGTTCGCGCTGCCGATGCCCTCCCTGGTCATCTGCCGGCTGCTCGGCGTGCCCTACGCCGACCACGACTTCTTCCAGGAGAACAGCAAGGTCCTCATCAAGCGGGACGCGCCCGTCGAGGACCGGACGGCCGCCCACGGCAGGCTGCTCGCCTACCTCGACGACCTGGTGGCCGAGAAGACCGAGAAGCCGGGGGACGACCTGCTCTCCGGTCTGGTCGGGCGGATCGGTGCGGGCGAACTGACCCGCGGGGACGCCGCCGAGATGGGCGTCCTGCTGCTCCTCGCGGGCCATGAGACCACCGCCAACATGATCGCCCTCGGCACCCTCGCGCTCCTCGAACACCCCGACCAGCTGGCCCGGTTGAGGGAGACGGACGACCCCGGACTGATCGCCTCCGCCGTGGAGGAACTGCTGCGCTACCTCAGCATCGTGCACGGCGGCCGGCGCCGGGCGGCGCTGGAGGACATCGAGATCGACGGCCATCTGATCAGGGCGGGCGAGGGCGTGATCATGCCCAACGACATCGCCAACCGCGACCCCGAGGCGTTCCCCGACCCCGACCGCCTCGACGTCACCCGCGACGCCCGCCGCCACGTCGCCTTCGGGTTCGGCGTGCACCAGTGCCTGGGCCAGCCGCTGGCCCGGATGGAGCTCCAGGTCGTCTACGGCACCCTCTACCGCCGCATCCCCACGCTGCGCCTGGCGGCGAACGCCCTGGAGCTTCCGTTCAAGCACGACGGCTCGGTCTACGGTGTCTACGAACTGCCCGTCACCTGGTGA
- a CDS encoding ferredoxin codes for MRVELDEPKCVASGQCVMVAPEVFDQRDEDGIAFVLDERPPAESADGVHEAVAICPAAAIRVVEQ; via the coding sequence ATGCGTGTAGAACTCGACGAACCGAAATGTGTCGCCTCCGGGCAGTGCGTGATGGTCGCCCCCGAGGTGTTCGACCAGCGGGACGAGGACGGCATCGCCTTCGTCCTGGACGAGCGGCCCCCGGCGGAGTCGGCCGACGGCGTGCACGAGGCCGTGGCGATCTGCCCCGCCGCCGCGATCCGCGTGGTGGAGCAGTGA